TAAGATTTTAAAGTattgcatttaaaatgtaaaattgtttaacattttacaaattctttttacatttgacaaattGTTTAACAGTTAACATTTTTTGCTTTTAACTtaattgttgcatttaaaatgtaaaaattgtttataactttaaaaaattaggtttttgaacttcaatattttttaactaaaatatttttttacattcaagttgttgcttttaatataaatgcatgcatttaacaccaaaaatgtttgcttttaaaattaaaatgttacatCTAAACTTTCCAAATTAttgcatttaacatttaaaacttGTTGCATGTAAAAATCATTGCGCTTATTGTTTAACATAAATGttgcatttaacatttaaaaatgcttgatTTTACCTTGAAAGATTGTTgcttttaacattaaaaatggtttaatttctaaaaatgcttgCATTTAACACTTAAAAATCATTGCGCTTAATGTTTAACATAaaaaattgtttaatattttaaaaatggttgcatttaacatttaaaaaaggtTGATTTTACCTTGAAAAATTgcttttaacattaaaaatggtttaacttaaaaatgcttgaatttaacatttaaaaattttggattttactaaaaaataaagtttctttaaattttaaaaattgcGTTTAACATTCAAAATTAGTTTACTTAAAAATggttgtgttttaatataatttaaaaaaacatttaaccaTTTAAAAATGGTTAATTTTACCTtaaatttttgctttaaattaaaaaaattgtttaacaCCTAAATTGTTTCAATTAACACTTAAAATTGTTTTATCTtcaaaaaatgtttaacatttaaaattgttGCATTTAACGTTAATAATTGTTGCAAATAAGACCTAAAGATTGTTGCGTTTGACACTTAAAAATTGTTAAGCTTAACATTAAAAAtggtttaacatttaaaatggttAAGACTTATAAGTTGTTTAACGTTTAAAAGTTGTTGCATTTAACATAAATAGATTACTCTTTATAATGCTATTTGTAGTACGGTTTTGGTTTGCATTTTGTGTATTAAAACTATATTACAGTTTTACTAAAAAACATTACTGAGTATAATAGTTTGAGGATATTTGGTTGAAATATTAATCTGAAGGTTTGTTGAGATCCTACAATCaatgattttttaaaacaaatcaaacttaagtagttaaaaaaaaattggagtgATGATGCCCAAACCTTAAGAAATGAAAGGTAAGTTGatgtaactaaaaaaaaaaatattaagggatTACAAGGGTTAATCAAACAATATGTGTAGTCCttgatttttgtaatatttaatgctttatatatatatatatatatatatatatatatatatatatatatatatatatatatatatatatatgcttgtAATGTGTATTTCATAATCAGATTCCAGAAATTAAGTGTTTGTATTAAGATTACTTTTTAAGGTGttcataatcagattacagttacttttttacatttgcatattttatTGATTCACTTTTAATTCTTtctaaacttttttaaaatttccTTTCTAAATAATTCATCCActtatatacattcagaaagtctGAAAGACCGAACTAAATTAAGCATCTTTAGTTAAAATAATTTACACCGATCATCTTTTTAATCGTATATATATCCTTATTTTATTAGTTAAAATTATTGGTATTAGCGTTGTTTTAAAATGTAGGACATTTAGTTTGCAAAGAGCCATTTACTTTCTcgctataaaataaataatctaaTAATATACAGTGTACACAAGTGGCAAATTCGTGTATAatgttaatttctttaaataaaaatgatattgaTTGCAGGACACGTCACGGTCACGTGGGCAGCGCGCTTCCCAGAGTTCTTTGCTCCGCGCATGCGCGCTGTCCTTTTCTCGTCCAGTTGCGGATCGACTAGCATCATCCAATGTAAGGCCTGCTAATCAAATCACTTATTTGTCGAGTTTATCGTGTTTAATGTACGTTATTAGCGCATGAATGGTTGTCATAAGTGTTACCGTGTTTTACAATCACATCTCGAGCAGAAATCCGTCAGAATGAGGCGTTTATACGCGTTTATTTACTCCGCGTGGTTGATTCGGGGCGCGCGCACGCGACTCACGCACTTACAGGCGTTTTCTCTGAAATACAAACACATTTACTGTTCAATTACTCCTAATAAATATTTGATGTGAGTCGCATATCTGTTACTGTAAGGATGCAGTCAAACAGCTACAAAAACTGTAAGAAAATCCGTCATTTAGCGAACAGACGACAGTCATGAGAACATGTCCGCACACATTCTCTCTAGAAACTAACATCACAGATGTTCAGCACAGTTTTTGTGATgtgatatactttttttttttttttactatataaacTACTAATTTTTAAATGAAAGGGTTTTGGCTTTTTCGATTCTTATTACTGTACATATTACATTTATCATTTGACCATAattgttacatttacatttaaaatggttATAATGACATTTAAGTGttgcatttaacatttaaaacggTTGTTTAACATTTATCAAGTTTAGTATTTAAAAATTTTGCTTTCAACTTAAAACTGTTGCACTTAAAATACGAAAAAGGTTGCATTTTACACGaaataatgtttgtttttagCTTAAATAGTTGCTTTTAACTTAGTTTAAAATgtcaattttaaatgtattttttaatagttaattTAAAAAAGGTTGCATTAAACTTTAGAAGTTACTGCATTTAGCTGTGAGAAATTGTTGCGCTTGACattgttaaacttttttttattaaacatttaacattttatttgttgcATTTAACATTTAAGTTGTTGTTGAACATTACAAATTGttacttttaacttttaaaaatagTGTTTACTTTAAGTTGtgtttattgtttaaaaattaacatCTAAAAATTGGTTATGATAACATTTAAGTGGTGCATTTAACATTTGAAAGTATTGCATTTTTGTAAAATGGTTGTTTAACATTTATAAAGTTTGgcatttaaaacattttgctTTTAACTTAAAACCgttgcatttaaaatgtaaaaataattgcattttactaaaaaaaaaagtttgtttttagcTTAAGTAGTtgctttcaacttaaaaaaaggtttaaaatgtAACAATTGTTGCTTTAAAAAAAGGGTTACATTTAACTTTAAGACTTATTGCATTTTAAACTTTTAAGAAATTATTGCACTTGACAAATTAAACCAAAATATGTTGCATTTCACTTTTAAGTTGTtgcatttaatgttttaaaattgttGCTTTTTATTGATCAAATTGTTGCATTTAACATAAAGTTGCATGTAACATTAAAATAGttgtattaaacatttaagaatggttgcatttaacatttaaaaattgttgcattaaaaaatgcatttaacatTTAAGAATTGTtgcatgtaaaattaaaaatagttgtattaaacatttaagaattgttgcttttatttttttatcttgcaacaatttgttaaatgcatttttaacacAAATTGTTGCatgtaacattaaaaatagttgtattaaacatttaagaattgtcgcaaaataaaaaaataaatgcaacaatttttttgttaaatgaattttttaacacaaaaaattGTTGCAtgtaacattaaaatatttaaaaaaatataaaatacaaatgcatcattcattcattaaaaatagttgtattaaacatttaagaattgttgcatttaacataaaaaaaatgttgcatgtaacatttaaaaattgttgcattaaaaaaaaatgcatttaacatttaagaattgttgcaaaataaaaaaataaatgcaacaaTTTGTTATGCATTTTTTAACACACAAAATTGTTGCatgtaacattaaaaatagttgtattaaacatttaagaattgttgtaaaaaaaaaaaaaaatgcaacaatttttttgttaaatgaattttttttaacacaaaaaattGTTGCAtgtaacattaaaatataaaaaaaatacaaatgcatcatcattcattcattaaaaatagttgtattaaacatttaagaattgttgcatttaacataaaaaaatgttgcatgtaacattaaaaatagttgcattaaacatttaagaattgttgcaaaataaaaaaataaatgcaacaatttgttaaatgctttttttaacacaaaaaatagttgcatgtaacattaaaaatagttctattaaacatttaagaattgTTGCATGTAACAATTAAAAATtgttgcattaaaaaataaaaaaatgcattaaacaaaaaaaaaaaaattgttgcatttaaaaaaaaaaatgaaaatattacaaGTAACTTAAATGTTATTTGTAACCATTTTGTTACAAGTAATATTAATAATGTCTGTTTGTAGTTTAAAATAGTAATAAGAAGATTGGAGTGTTCCAGTGAATGTTGTGAACGGTCTGTaagtgttttgtgtgtgtttcagtgcTCATCATGCAGCTGTTCCTGCGCGCTCAGAATCTGCACACACTCGATGTGTCCGGACACGAGACGGTCAATGACATCAAGGTGAGCGGTGTGTGGATGTGACGTCGGTGTGGTGTGGTGTGGTGTGTGTGCAGGAGTCTGATGAGGATGTTGTTGTGTTTCAGGCTCATGTTCAGACTCTGGAGGGTCTGTCTGTGGAGGACCAGGTTCTCCTGCTGGCTGGAGCTCCTCTGGAGGACGACTCCACTCTCCTCAACTGCGGCGTCACTGAGCACTGCACTATTGAAGTGGCTGCCAGACTTCTGGGAGgtattcaatttatttatttttttatttatacttaacatttattgttataatatttttttgaatacttttataaaaatttaattcTTAATATCAAATATAATTGTTATTTAATGTTAGATGTAttcaattcatttttttaaataatatttaatatcaagtatgattgttttttgtttttaaaaggtaatttcaTATCACAAAGATCAATATTTGTTCATCTTGATGGTCTAAAAAATATTTGCTTAATGTTTCTTGGATTGTGTGATTAAatgatacatttacattttaccaTAATTGTTACAATCTAACATTTAACAgttttgcattttaaatgtaaaatgattttacttttaaaaattttgtttttaGCTTAAATAGTTGCTTTTAACttaagtttaaaatgtaaaaattgtttaACTTTTAAAGTTTCTGCACTTAACTTTAAGAAATTTTTGCTCTTGACAAATTGTCGAATGTTGctttgacgttaaaaaaaaagttgCGATGAACAATAACAAATGTTACTTTTAAGTTTGAGAATTTGTTTTTATCTTAAATGTCCAAAAAATGATTTAACATCTAAAACTGGTtgcattaaacatgaaaaatttAGCGATTTTAAAAAGGgtggtttaaaaaatatttgcttAATGTTGATTGGACTGTTTGATTAAATGCAACGTTTATAATTTTACCATAATTGTTACAATCTAACATTTAAAATGGTTATAATAACATTTAAGTTTTGCATTTAGCATGTTAAAGTATTGCATTTTAAATGTGAAATGGTTGTTTAACATTTATCTAGTTtagtatttaaaacattttgcatttaacttaaaactgttgcatctaaaatgtaaaaaaatggttgcattttactttaaaatttttagtttttagctTAAATGGTTGCATTTAActtagtttaaaatgtaaaaatgattgCGTTTAACTTTTAAAGTTACTGCATTTAACTTTAATTGTTGCTCTTGGCacaatttgttaaaaataaaatgttgctTTTAACGTTAAAAAAATTGTTGGGATGAACATAACtaatatttaaacttaatttttatttatcttaAATGTTGCGTTTAATGTTTAAAAACGATTTAACATCTAAAACTGGtttcatttaacatttaaaaattattaaaaatagttgtttaaaaaatatttacgtAATGTATCTTGGACTGGGATCAAATGTTATATTTATCATTTTACTATAATTGTTCCATGTAACATTTAAAACGTttgcatttaaaaagtaaaaattgttgcCTTAAGTTGCATTTAACAAAGTTACTGCATTTAACTTTAAGAAAATTGTTGCACTTGACTTAAATTGTTAAACaaaaaatgttgcatttaaaatttgttgcgttaaacattaaaaattgttacttttaagtttaaaaattgtttttaacttaaatgtttaaaaatggttTAACATCTAAAAATTGttgcatttaacatttaaaaatcactaaaaaagttaaaaaaaaggtCATGTTTCTTGGACTGGgattaaatgttatatttatcaCTTTACCATAATTGttccatttaacatttaaaatttgcATTTAAAATGCTTAAAGTTGTTTAGTTACTTAgtttaaaatgtgaaaaagttGCATTTAACTTAAATTGTTAAATGTCGCATTTAAAAATTGTTACGTTGAAAATGAAAGATTGTtacttttaagtttttaaatagtttttaacttaaatgtttaaaaatggttCAACTTCTAAAAATGGTTGCATTTAACATTTGTTTagtgatttaaaaaatgtttgtttgaatTATTTGCTGAGTGTTTGTTGGACTGAGATTGTTCTAGTTTCTGGGGTTGATGTTAAGCTGTGGTTTGTGTTTGTGTCGATCAGGTAAAGTCCACGGATCTCTGGCTCGTGCCGGGAAAGTAAGAGGACAGACCCCCAAAGTAAGTCGATTATTTATTAAATGCATTTCCTCTAGTCTCTCGGATGGATGAAGTTCTGATGATAACCGTGTTTGTGTCCGTCTGCAGGTGGACAAacaggagaagaagaagaagaagacgggCCGCGCCAAGCGTCGCATCCAGTACAACCGGCGCTTCGTTAACGTGGTTCCCACATTCGGCAAGAAGAAAGGACCCAACGCCAACTCCTAAATAAACTCTGGAGAAATGCATTCACAATAAACGTTCTTCATGAACTGCAGTCTGTCTGGTTTTGTTGATTCAGTCACTTCAGATGGATATTCTCAATCTATTTGTGAAAATTTACAAATGCAATAAATATTCACTATTCCGAAATTGCACTTTGATATAAAAGTGCATTTAAAATTATTCAATTAATTTAAGATTAACAGTTCTTTCAAGAATAAAAAACTATTACATATACTAGAACAAAAATGGatcaaaaaaagacaaatatgaCTAAAATCAGATGTGCTTGTTTCATACTTTGATGGGTTTAaagttatacttttttttttttacaaaacacaaatatatataaaatatacaaaagtaAAGGAAAAAAGCCCCAGAAATCTAcaatttcatttttttgtgattttaaaaAGTTCGTATTTTTATGTTCATATGTAATAATTGGTAATGATAACACACAGGTAATGATTACTTaagtacattacattacattaagtaaggtacttaagttttttttttaatatgctatCAATATGACAgctaaaattactttttaaatacattaatattataCACATcacatatataatttataaattgtgaccctgggccacaaaaccagtcttaagtaacaatAGCCAGAAAGACAAtgtaagggtcaaaatgatcaatttttcttttatgccaaaaatcattaggacataaACTTAAGAATAAAGATCATatgccatgaagatatttagttaatgtcctaccataaatatatcaaaacttaatttttgattagtaatatgcattgctaagaacttttttgaacaactttaaaagcgattttctcaatatttttatttttttgcaccctcagattgcagatcttcgtgtagttgtatctcgaccaattattgtcccaacaaaccatacaagcttatttattcagcatttgaagtggatcaaaacctttcatcaaagttgaaCTATAACCATAACATAACCTATAAAAATACCTGTTTTTGTCTTAGGACCACTTTCATAAACTTAgattcacttcaaatgttgaccactgtaaatcttaattttcaaaataattgacccttatgactggtagaAGTTTTCagagataaaatataaaaactgtatagatatataaaaattaaaatatataataaatttagcttttaaatttagtaaaaaaaaaaaaaaaaaatatatatatatacataaacccCCATAAATctagaaataaattaaacagaacaaaaacaaa
The window above is part of the Garra rufa chromosome 13, GarRuf1.0, whole genome shotgun sequence genome. Proteins encoded here:
- the faua gene encoding FAU ubiquitin like and ribosomal protein S30 fusion a, with protein sequence MQLFLRAQNLHTLDVSGHETVNDIKAHVQTLEGLSVEDQVLLLAGAPLEDDSTLLNCGVTEHCTIEVAARLLGGKVHGSLARAGKVRGQTPKVDKQEKKKKKTGRAKRRIQYNRRFVNVVPTFGKKKGPNANS